TACCCATCTCTTGTAAATCTTCAATAACAGTTTTGTTATGCGGCTCTGCAAAGAAGTTTAAAACGTGTTTAGCGACGATATCACCAACATCACTCACTTCAATAAGTTGTTCAAATGTCGCTACTTGAATCGCTTCTAATGTATAAAAATGCGCAGCTAAGTTTGCTGCTGTCGCCTCACCAACCTCTCGAATACCTAACGAGTATAGAAAACGCGGTAATGTCGTCGCCTTTGCTTTATTAAGCGCATCCACTACATTTTGCGCAGATTTAGGTCCCATGCGCTCTAATACTGTCAATACACCCGCAGAAAGTTTAAATAAATCCGCAGGAGTCTCTACCATTTCTTTATCTACAAGCTGCTCTACAACTTTATCGCCTAAACCATCAACATCGAGTGCTTTACGAGACACAAAATGCTTTAGTGCTTCTTTACGTTGCGCTTGACAGACTAACCCAGCCCCACAACGAGTTACAGCCTCACCTTCTACTCTTTCAAGGTTAGAACCACATACAGGGCAATGAGTTGGATAAACAATGGCTTTACTGTCCGTAGGACGACGAGCTTCTACCACTGATACGATTTGTGGGATCACATCCCCCGCACGGCGAATAATAACTGTATCACCAATATGAACACCTAAACGTGCAATTTCATCTGCATTATGCAATGTGGCATTACTTACGGTTACCCCACCAACAAAAACAGGTTCAAGTTTCGCTACCGGTGTAATAGCACCTGTACGGCCAACTTGGAATTCCACATCATTTAGAACAGTTAACTCTTCTTGTGCAGGAAATTTATAAGCAATCGCCCAACGAGGTGCTCGTGCAACAAAGCCCAGTTGTTCTTGAAGCGCAATATCATCGACTTTTATTACTACACCATCAATTTCATATTTCAGAGCATCACGACGTTCAAGTATGTCTTTGTAATACGCTTTAACTTCCGTCAATGAATGACATTGCTTCGTTTCTTCACACATTGGAAGACCCCAGCTTTTTAGTTGAACAAAACGCTGGTAATGGCTTGTTTCTAATTCACCACCTTCAATCACCCCAACACTGTATGCATAAAAACTAAGTGGGCGGGTTGCTGTTATTTTTGAATCTAATTGACGTAAACTGCCTGCTGCAGCATTACGTGGATTTGCAAATGGTTTTTCACCACGTTTTAACGCTCTCTCATTTAACGCTTCAAAACCGGCTTTAGGCATAAAGACTTCACCACGTACTTCTAAACGTGTCGGCCAGCCTTCACCTTGCAGAGTTAATGGAATACAACGAATCGTTCTTACGTTTTCAGTAATATTTTCACCTGTTGTACCATCTCCACGCGTACCAGCTTGAACTAACTTGCCATTTACATATAAAAGGCTAACCGCTAAACCATCCAACTTAGGTTCACAACAAAATAGAGATACAGGCTTTGAAATAAGGCGGTCGTTCATTCTTTTTTCAAATGCTTCTAGCTCTTCATCACTAAACGCATTATCCAAAGAAAGCATAGGGATCTCATGTTGAATCTGAGTAAAGCCATCTAAAGCCTCTCCTCCAACTCGTTGACTTGGTGAATCAACAGTAACTAATTCAGGATGTTCAGATTCAATAGATAACAATTCCTGCATCATTCGATCATATTCAGCATCTGGTAGCTCAGGGCTATCTTCTACATAATAACGATATGCATGGTAATTAAGTTGTTGCTTCAACTCATCTAATGTCTGTTCAATACTCATGATTCATCAACTTCTTTTTCGGTTATTCTTAAAATAAAAAAAAGGCTCATGATGAGCCTTTCTCATTAGTTCTAATTCTATAGCAGATAGACTATTTACGGCAGAATACTTTTACACGCTGCTTATATTCATCGATTTTATTTGGTGTCAGCATATCGCGTTTCTCATCCAGAACGTTACCACCTAATTCTGAACTTACCATTTGAGCCGTTTGTAGCATCAACTTAAAGTTATGCTCCGCATCACCATAGCATGGAAGCGGTAAGAAGAAAGAAATCCCTGGTGTTGAGAACTCTTCACCTTCAGGTACTTGGAAATGTCCAGGTGATACCATATTCGCGACACTAAATAAGACTTTTCCAGCGCCAGATAAATCAGAGTGACGGTGATAAATAGCCATATCACCAAATACAAGACCATTTTGCTCTAAACTATTAAAGAGACGATTACCACTGAATCTATCACTTCCCATACCATGGACATTAATTACAATAACATCCTCTTCTGGTTCTGGTTCTGGTTCTGGTTCTGGTTCTGGTTCTGGTTCTGGTTCTGCAATAATAATTTCAGGTTCTAAGTAAGTCGATGTTTCAGGAATATCGACCTTAGCTTGCATAGGCTCTTGTTGAGTTAACACTTCGTCATCAATAGCAGAAAAAGAGATGGTTGGTTCTTCCCTTTTAACTGGTGCAGCAACAGGCTTAGCTTCTGGTTCAATACGACCTACTGTTGGCTCTTGTACTTGTTGTACAACCGGTTGTGGTTGAGCTTGCTGTACCGTTGGTTTTTCTTGTTCTGTAAACTTATTTGATTCAGACGAAACCGTACCTTCAAATAATGGATCATCAGAAGTAGGAACCTCTTCTCGAGCAAAAGCAGGTTCTTTTCGTTCTTTCTGAACAACCACGTCTTCTTTTGGCTGATCAAACCCACGCATAGGAGCAGCTTGTTCATCATCAACGTCTGAATCAAAATCTATGTCTACTTTCTTTCCAAATTTTGAGCTCGTTTCTTTTCGACTTGTCCACAAGCCATGAAACAATAATGCCGCAATGGCCAATGCTCCAACAAGTATCAACACTAATCGCAATTCTTGCATCGTTAACTCTCTGCTCTTCTGCTTTATTGAGCTTTCTCTTAAATAAAAAATAAGAAAGCTTATATCAACTATCATATGAATGTAGTTTAGTTATTATCACTAATCTACCACTACTTTCCTGTAATGTACCAAATAATAACCCTATTGTTGAATAACAAAATGAAAGTGGTGACATAAATCTTACATTTGAACTGTTTAGTGGAACTTTATTTGCTCATATTTCATTTATTTGTCTCAAATTTTGAGTATAGTGAACTCAACATCCACACAGTAAAATACAAATTATGAATTCGTTTAAACAATCTCAATCTGGGGTTCAATACTTTTTAAAAGGCATTTCATTAGCAATGACACCAGGCTTGCGTCGATTTGTTTTTATCCCTTTATTGATTAATTTCTTATTGCTTGGTGGCTCTTTTATTTACTTATTTAATCAAATTGGTAGTTGGATTGACCAAATTCTAGCTCAGATTCCAAGTTGGTTAGATTGGTTATCTTATTTATTGTGGCCTTTAATTGTCATCAGTATATTGGCCGTCTTCTCATACTTCTTTAGTACATTAGCGAACTGGATTGCCGCTCCTTTTAATGGATTACTTGCTGAACACCTTGAAGCTAAATTGACAGGTCAACCTGCACCAAATGGCGGAATACTAGATGCTGTGAAGGACTTACCTCGTATCTTCAAGCGTGAATGGCAAAAATTGAAATACTATATACCTAAAGCATTAGGTCTATTTATTCTCTTTTTTATCCCTGCAATAGGTCAAAGTATTGCACCTGTTTTATGGTTTTTATTTACCGCTTGGATGATGGCTATTCAATATTGTGATTATCCATTTGATAACCACAAGGTGCCTTTTGAAACAATGAGAGATGAGCTAAAAACAAAACGTGGCAAATGCTTATCCTTTGGCTCTCTTGTAACACTTTTTACCATGACGCCAATCCTAAACCTATTTGTTATGCCAATCGCAGTTTGTGGGGCAACCGCTATGTGGGTTGATGTTTACCGTGATACACATAAAAACCGTTAATCCATAACTTATAACCTTTTGATCCTTTCTCATTTTAGAAACTCTTCGTATTCTAGTTGTGTTGAGTTACTCAAATTGAGTTAAAAATAATTTATATAATCACGCTGACCGTGAAATGAAGGAACAGATCATGACAAAGATTTACGAAGATAATTCTCAAACTATTGGTAATACCCCACTTGTTCGCCTAAATCGCGTAAGTAAAGGTAACGTTTTAGCCAAAGTAGAAGCACGTAACCCTAGCTTTAGTGTTAAATGTCGTATTGGCGCAAACATGATTTGGGAAGCTGAAAAAGCGGGCACATTAAAAGAAGGCATTGAATTAGTTGAACCAACATCAGGTAACACAGGTATTGCTCTTGCTTTCGTAGCTGCCGCACGTGGTTATAAACTAACACTAACAATGCCTGCCTCAATGAGCCTTGAGCGTCGTAAGCTACTTAAAGCATTAGGGGCTAACCTTGTATTAACAGAAGCACCTAAAGGAATGGGTGGTGCCATTGCTAAAGCAGAAGAAATTGTTGCAAGCGATCCAAGTAAGTACCTACTACTTCAACAATTTAATAACCCAGCAAACCCTGCTATTCATGAAAAAACAACTGGTCCAGAGATCTGGGAAGCGACTGAAGGCAATGTTGACGTATTCGTCGCTGGTGTTGGTACTGGCGGTACATTAACAGGTACAAGTCGTTACCTAAAACACACTCAAAATAAAGCCGTTCTGTCTGTGGCAGTAGAGCCTGCTGAGTCACCGGTAATCGCTCAAGCGTTAGCTGGTGAAGAGATCAAACCGGCACCTCATAAGATCCAAGGTATTGGTGCTGGCTTCATTCCTGGTAACCTAGATCTGACACTAATTGACCGTGTTGAAGCAGTCACATCTGAAGATGCTATTGAAATGGCACGTCGATTAATGGAAGAAGAAGGGATTCTTGCTGGTATTTCTTCTGGTGCCGCAGTAGTTGCAGCTAATCGTATCGCGGAGCTACCTGAATTTGCTGATAAACAAATTGTTGTTGTGTTACCAAGCTCTGGTGAGCGTTACTTAAGTACAGCATTATTTGCAGGCTTGTTTACTGAACAAGAAAATGAGCAATAAATTTGTAACATCTATGTGTTCAAATCAATTTTTTATCCAAAAAAGCCCCTTCTGGGGTTTTTTTGTTGATTTCATTTCCCTCCTTAGTAATAATCAAGCCACTTTATTTTTAGGTGTAAAATAATTACACTCGAATACAAAGTAACAATTTTGAACTAGCTTAATATTACAAAATAAGAAAGAATGTATAAATTACTGTCGTTAACTAATTTCGTTGAAGATAGATTGTTTCTAGGTCTATGATGTGCGAAAGTACGTGCGCAAACCGAATTGGTTAACGACACTAATTTCAACATAAAATATAAATCGGGGTATACACAATGTATTCACAAGACGTAGTAATCACTGCAGAAAATGGCCTTCACACTCGTCCAGCGGCTCAGTTCGTTAAAGAAGCAAAAGGTTTTGATGCAAAAATCACTGTTACTTCTAACGGTAAAAGTGCAAGTGCTACTAGCCTTTTCAAACTACAAACTTTAGGTCTAACTAAAGGTACTAACGTAACTATCTCTGCTGAAGGCGCACAAGAGAAAGAAGCTGTAGACCACCTAGTTAAACTAATGGACGAGCTGCACTAATCAGCTTTTCTTTATTATTTTCATTCTCTAATTTGATCAATTTTAAGGTAAAGCTATGATTTCTGGCATTCTAGCATCTCCAGGTATTGCTTTCGGTAAAGCACTACTACTTCAGGAAGATGAAATTGTCCTAAACAAAACTCCAATCTCTGATTCTCAAGTAGAAACAGAAGTTCAACGTTTCTTTGATGCTCGTAATAAGTCTTCTGAGCAATTAGAAGCTATCAAAGCAAAAGCGCTAGCAACTTTCGGCGAAGAAAAAGAAGCTATTTTTGAGGGGCACATTATGCTTCTTGAAGATGAAGAGCTAGAAGAAGAAATCTTAGCCCTTATTAAAGATGATAAAATGGCTGCAGACTTTGCTATTCACTCTGTAATTGAAGAGCAAGCGTGTGCACTAGAGTCATTAGATGATGATTATCTAAAAGAGCGTGCTACAGATATCCGCGATATCGGTAGCCGCTTTGTTAAAAACGCACTAGGCATCAACATTGTTTCACTAAGTGACATCAATGAAAAAGTAATCCTAGTTGCTAACGACCTTACTCCTTCTGAAACAGCACAAATCAACCTAGACTACGTTCTTGGTTTTGCTTGTGACATCGGTGGTCGTACATCTCATACATCTATCATGGCGCGTTCTCTTGAGCTTCCTGCTATCGTTGGTACTAACGATATCACTAAGCAAGTGAAAAATGGCGACATGCTAATTCTTGATGCGGTTAACAACAAAATTGTTATCAACCCATCAGAAGCTGAACTAACTGAATCTAAAAAAATCCGTGACGACTTAGTTGCAGAAAAAGAAGAGTTAGCAAAACTTAAAGACCTACCAGCTATCACTCTAGATGGTCACCAAGTAGAAGTTTGCGGTAACATCGGTACAGTTAAAGACTGTGACGGTATCATTCGTAACGGTGGTGAAGGTGTTGGTCTATATCGTACAGAATTCCTATTCATGGATCGTGATGCACTTCCTACTGAAGAAGAGCAATATGTTGCTTACAAAGAAGTAGCAGAAGCGATGCATGGTGAGCCAGTGATCATCCGTACTATGGATATCGGTGGTGATAAAGATCTACCATACATGGATCTTCCAGAAGAAATGAACCCGTTCCTAGGTTGGCGTGCGGTTCGTATCAGCTTAGACCGTCGTGAAATCCTACGTGACCAATTACGTGGTATTCTACGTGCATCAGCACACGGTAAGCTACGCATCATGTTCCCAATGATCATTTCTGTTGAAGAGATCCGTGAACTGAAGAAAGCAATTGAAGAATACAAAGCAGAACTTCGTGCTGAAGGTCATGCATTTGACGAAAGCATCGAGATCGGTGTAATGGTTGAAACTCCTGCAGCAGCAGCGATTGCACACCACTTAGCTAAAGAAGTGAGCTTCTTCTCTATCGGTACTAACGACTTAACACAATATACTCTTGCTGTTGACCGTGGTAACGAAATGATTTCTCACCTATACAACCCTCTATCTCCAGCGGTTCTGCTTGTAATCAAGCAAGTAATCGATGCTTCTCATAAAGAAGGCAAATGGACTGGTATGTGTGGTGAGCTAGCAGGTGATGAGCGTGCAAGCCTACTTCTTCTAGGTATGGGCTTAGATGAGTTCAGCATGAGCGGTATTTCAATTCCTCGCGTTAAGAAAATTGTTCGTAACGCAACGTTTGCAGATGTTAAGAAGATGGCTGATGAAGCTCTTCAAATGCCTACTGCAGCAGAAATTGAAGCACATGTTGAAAAATTTATCGCAGAAAATACTAAGTAATAGTATAGTTGCAAAGAATTAAATATAGCCACTAAGTTTAGTGGCTATTTAATATAAACTTTAGGGAGCTACACAATGGGTCTGTTTGACAAAATTAAAAGCGCATTTTCTTCTGAAAGCGCTGACGCTGGTGCAATCGACATCATCGCACCTCTTTCTGGTGAAATTGTAAACATCGAAGATGTGCCAGACGTAGTGTTCGCTGAAAAAATCGTTGGTGACGGTATTGCTATCAAACCTGCTGGTAACAAAATGGTTGCTCCAGTAAACGGTACAATCGGTAAAATCTTTGAAACTAACCACGCTTTCTCTATCGAATCTAACGACGGCATCGAGCTTTTCGTTCACTTCGGTATTGATACAGTTGAACTTAAAGGCGAAGGCTTCACTCGTATCGCTGAAGAAGGTCAAGAAGTTAAAGCTGGTGACACTATCATCGAATTCGATCTAGCAGTTCTTGAAGAAAAAGCTAAATCAACGCTTACTCCAGTTGTTATCTCTAACATGGACGAAATCAAAGAGCTTACTAAGCTTTCTGGTGCTGTTACTGTTGGTGAATCTCCAGTTCTTAAAGTAACTAAGTAATCGTTAATAGATAACTTTAGTTAATTAAAGACAAAAAAAGGCCGCTGTTTTCTAAAGATAACAGCGGCCTTTTTGTATCTATTCGGCTAATGATAGTAAGTACCATTAACGTCAACAGTACTTACTTTAACCCATAATTTATTTAACCGTCAGCTCTGCAAACATCTCTTGTGATGGAGCAAAGAAATAGCCGCCAGTTACTGCATCTGTAAAACGTAATAGTTGATCAGTTTTTCCATCAACTTCTCCGTACATGCTATCAAGCATTACTTGGAAATTATGAACTGTTTTACAGTAAGCGATAAACAGTAAGCCATGATCACCAGAAACCGAGCCGTAAGGCAAGCTGTGGCGTAAAATCTTCACACCCTTACCGTTTTCCTTAATATCAACGCGACCTACGTGTGAGGCTGCTGGAACATCATCTAACTCGATTGAATCTGGTTTCGTACGACCAATAACCTTTTCTTGTGCAGAAACAGATAAACGATTCCATGCTGGTAATTTATGTACGAAGCGCTGGCACATCATGTAACTACCACCAGCAAACTCACCATCAGCAATCAATGCAACTTCAGCACGAGCTTCATTTTTTGGATTTTCTGTACCATCAACGAAATCCGTCATATCACGTGAGTCAAGGAAACGAAAACCCGATACTTCTTCTTTAATTTCTACATGCTCAGAAATCACATTCATTAATTTACGTAAAATATAAAAATGTAAATCATGACGATTTGAGTGAAGGTGAATTAATACATCACCATGCGTTGCAGGGGCAATAATATCGCCTTTTCCTAATTGCTTAAATTTAGCCAATTCAGAAGGCATAGGTGCAGATAACGTTGACCAGAATTCAGCACCAAAAGAAACTGCGCTACTTAAGTTCGCGTCTGGCTGATTTTCATTTAATTCAATGATCAAAGCGGGAAGCGTTTGCAGCTGTTCCAATACAAGCTGAGGATTACTTTTAATATTTAATGTAACGTATAATGCAAATCGATCTGGTTCTGGCAGTAGAGCCGTTTGAGGAGTGTAAGACATGAACTCAGTTCCTTTCTATTTTGAATTAACTGAGTCCATTATATGCAATAAAACATAAGATTGTTTGATAAAAAATAAGAGTTTATGAAGAAATTACTTCCACTGAAAGTTTCACTGTTTCATTTACTGATGAATCAGAGACCATATATGACTCCTGATTATTTAACTTCGTAATAATCGTTGGTGCACATAGTGTTCTGATCTTACCTTCACCCTCTTCTTCTGTTACTCGAAAAGCAATTTCTACATTTTCAGCATCAATGTTTTTTAGCTCCGCCCAAGCCTGCACTTGAGATTGCTTATCTATTGAATTGAAAACTAATGTTTCTTCACCTAAAACA
The Aliivibrio fischeri ATCC 7744 = JCM 18803 = DSM 507 DNA segment above includes these coding regions:
- the crr gene encoding PTS glucose transporter subunit IIA, with the translated sequence MGLFDKIKSAFSSESADAGAIDIIAPLSGEIVNIEDVPDVVFAEKIVGDGIAIKPAGNKMVAPVNGTIGKIFETNHAFSIESNDGIELFVHFGIDTVELKGEGFTRIAEEGQEVKAGDTIIEFDLAVLEEKAKSTLTPVVISNMDEIKELTKLSGAVTVGESPVLKVTK
- the ptsH gene encoding phosphocarrier protein Hpr; protein product: MYSQDVVITAENGLHTRPAAQFVKEAKGFDAKITVTSNGKSASATSLFKLQTLGLTKGTNVTISAEGAQEKEAVDHLVKLMDELH
- the zipA gene encoding cell division protein ZipA encodes the protein MQELRLVLILVGALAIAALLFHGLWTSRKETSSKFGKKVDIDFDSDVDDEQAAPMRGFDQPKEDVVVQKERKEPAFAREEVPTSDDPLFEGTVSSESNKFTEQEKPTVQQAQPQPVVQQVQEPTVGRIEPEAKPVAAPVKREEPTISFSAIDDEVLTQQEPMQAKVDIPETSTYLEPEIIIAEPEPEPEPEPEPEPEPEEDVIVINVHGMGSDRFSGNRLFNSLEQNGLVFGDMAIYHRHSDLSGAGKVLFSVANMVSPGHFQVPEGEEFSTPGISFFLPLPCYGDAEHNFKLMLQTAQMVSSELGGNVLDEKRDMLTPNKIDEYKQRVKVFCRK
- the cysZ gene encoding sulfate transporter CysZ encodes the protein MNSFKQSQSGVQYFLKGISLAMTPGLRRFVFIPLLINFLLLGGSFIYLFNQIGSWIDQILAQIPSWLDWLSYLLWPLIVISILAVFSYFFSTLANWIAAPFNGLLAEHLEAKLTGQPAPNGGILDAVKDLPRIFKREWQKLKYYIPKALGLFILFFIPAIGQSIAPVLWFLFTAWMMAIQYCDYPFDNHKVPFETMRDELKTKRGKCLSFGSLVTLFTMTPILNLFVMPIAVCGATAMWVDVYRDTHKNR
- the cysK gene encoding cysteine synthase A is translated as MTKIYEDNSQTIGNTPLVRLNRVSKGNVLAKVEARNPSFSVKCRIGANMIWEAEKAGTLKEGIELVEPTSGNTGIALAFVAAARGYKLTLTMPASMSLERRKLLKALGANLVLTEAPKGMGGAIAKAEEIVASDPSKYLLLQQFNNPANPAIHEKTTGPEIWEATEGNVDVFVAGVGTGGTLTGTSRYLKHTQNKAVLSVAVEPAESPVIAQALAGEEIKPAPHKIQGIGAGFIPGNLDLTLIDRVEAVTSEDAIEMARRLMEEEGILAGISSGAAVVAANRIAELPEFADKQIVVVLPSSGERYLSTALFAGLFTEQENEQ
- a CDS encoding Dyp-type peroxidase, which codes for MSYTPQTALLPEPDRFALYVTLNIKSNPQLVLEQLQTLPALIIELNENQPDANLSSAVSFGAEFWSTLSAPMPSELAKFKQLGKGDIIAPATHGDVLIHLHSNRHDLHFYILRKLMNVISEHVEIKEEVSGFRFLDSRDMTDFVDGTENPKNEARAEVALIADGEFAGGSYMMCQRFVHKLPAWNRLSVSAQEKVIGRTKPDSIELDDVPAASHVGRVDIKENGKGVKILRHSLPYGSVSGDHGLLFIAYCKTVHNFQVMLDSMYGEVDGKTDQLLRFTDAVTGGYFFAPSQEMFAELTVK
- the ligA gene encoding NAD-dependent DNA ligase LigA, which encodes MSIEQTLDELKQQLNYHAYRYYVEDSPELPDAEYDRMMQELLSIESEHPELVTVDSPSQRVGGEALDGFTQIQHEIPMLSLDNAFSDEELEAFEKRMNDRLISKPVSLFCCEPKLDGLAVSLLYVNGKLVQAGTRGDGTTGENITENVRTIRCIPLTLQGEGWPTRLEVRGEVFMPKAGFEALNERALKRGEKPFANPRNAAAGSLRQLDSKITATRPLSFYAYSVGVIEGGELETSHYQRFVQLKSWGLPMCEETKQCHSLTEVKAYYKDILERRDALKYEIDGVVIKVDDIALQEQLGFVARAPRWAIAYKFPAQEELTVLNDVEFQVGRTGAITPVAKLEPVFVGGVTVSNATLHNADEIARLGVHIGDTVIIRRAGDVIPQIVSVVEARRPTDSKAIVYPTHCPVCGSNLERVEGEAVTRCGAGLVCQAQRKEALKHFVSRKALDVDGLGDKVVEQLVDKEMVETPADLFKLSAGVLTVLERMGPKSAQNVVDALNKAKATTLPRFLYSLGIREVGEATAANLAAHFYTLEAIQVATFEQLIEVSDVGDIVAKHVLNFFAEPHNKTVIEDLQEMGIHWPEIKALDESVPQPLAGKVVVLTGTLHKLKRNEAKAALQELGAKVTGSVSKKTDILFAGEAAGSKLAKAEELGVEVMNEEQLIELLN
- the ptsI gene encoding phosphoenolpyruvate-protein phosphotransferase PtsI; amino-acid sequence: MISGILASPGIAFGKALLLQEDEIVLNKTPISDSQVETEVQRFFDARNKSSEQLEAIKAKALATFGEEKEAIFEGHIMLLEDEELEEEILALIKDDKMAADFAIHSVIEEQACALESLDDDYLKERATDIRDIGSRFVKNALGINIVSLSDINEKVILVANDLTPSETAQINLDYVLGFACDIGGRTSHTSIMARSLELPAIVGTNDITKQVKNGDMLILDAVNNKIVINPSEAELTESKKIRDDLVAEKEELAKLKDLPAITLDGHQVEVCGNIGTVKDCDGIIRNGGEGVGLYRTEFLFMDRDALPTEEEQYVAYKEVAEAMHGEPVIIRTMDIGGDKDLPYMDLPEEMNPFLGWRAVRISLDRREILRDQLRGILRASAHGKLRIMFPMIISVEEIRELKKAIEEYKAELRAEGHAFDESIEIGVMVETPAAAAIAHHLAKEVSFFSIGTNDLTQYTLAVDRGNEMISHLYNPLSPAVLLVIKQVIDASHKEGKWTGMCGELAGDERASLLLLGMGLDEFSMSGISIPRVKKIVRNATFADVKKMADEALQMPTAAEIEAHVEKFIAENTK